In Chloroflexota bacterium, the following are encoded in one genomic region:
- a CDS encoding DUF58 domain-containing protein: MSALPFLILLLLVLAVLMRLDFVYYLIYVCGGIWLLSRWATPRSLSALRVGRKFVDHAFLGETIPVSLELVNSTWLPMPWVRVNETLPLDLSASRQIRRVFTLRPREHTSIHYDLHCSRRGFYPIGPMQLTSGDLFGFSDVRARDEGQQFLTVYPRIIPLANLAVPSRLPFGTLSSTRRMFEDPARPRGVREYQSGDSLRRINWKASAHAENLLVKQFSPAISLESMVFLNLNAAEYSRQRRYGASEWAIVVAASVASYLERARQSVGLATNGSDPLITLGMQTVANSLDLAESVSPAAIPARPGRQHLMKVLEILARVEVMESKQPFAVWAQRAAIPLSWGTTVIAITPNADEAACRGLHALVRAGLNVVMLAVEPYGQFGLIRERARRLGFVACRVATEQDLETLQVIGGPSSFRRMGR; the protein is encoded by the coding sequence GTGAGCGCGCTGCCATTCCTGATTCTGTTGCTACTTGTCCTGGCTGTTTTGATGCGCCTGGATTTTGTCTATTATCTCATCTATGTGTGTGGGGGTATCTGGCTTCTCTCGCGATGGGCCACGCCTCGCAGCCTGTCGGCATTGCGCGTGGGTCGCAAGTTTGTGGACCATGCCTTTCTGGGAGAAACCATTCCGGTGAGCCTGGAATTGGTCAATTCAACCTGGCTGCCCATGCCCTGGGTACGTGTCAACGAGACTCTGCCACTGGACCTGTCGGCATCCCGGCAGATCCGCAGGGTGTTCACCTTGCGACCGCGCGAGCACACCAGCATTCATTATGACCTTCATTGCTCTCGCCGGGGCTTTTACCCGATTGGACCAATGCAATTGACCAGCGGGGATTTGTTTGGCTTTTCAGATGTCAGGGCGCGGGATGAAGGCCAGCAGTTTCTGACCGTCTATCCCCGCATTATTCCATTGGCGAATCTGGCAGTGCCCTCCCGGCTGCCATTCGGCACCCTTTCCAGCACCCGCCGGATGTTCGAGGATCCGGCGCGCCCGCGCGGTGTGCGGGAATACCAATCGGGGGATTCCCTTCGACGCATCAACTGGAAGGCCAGCGCCCATGCTGAGAATCTGCTGGTGAAACAGTTTTCACCGGCCATTTCTCTGGAGAGTATGGTGTTCCTGAACCTTAACGCCGCCGAATACAGCCGGCAACGCCGCTATGGCGCAAGCGAGTGGGCGATCGTCGTGGCCGCATCGGTGGCGAGCTATCTTGAGCGAGCCAGGCAATCGGTGGGCCTGGCAACCAATGGCAGCGATCCGCTGATAACGCTTGGCATGCAAACCGTTGCCAACAGCCTGGACCTGGCAGAATCGGTCAGCCCCGCGGCCATCCCCGCCAGGCCAGGGCGGCAACACTTGATGAAAGTATTGGAGATCCTGGCCAGGGTTGAGGTTATGGAAAGTAAGCAACCCTTCGCTGTCTGGGCCCAGCGAGCCGCCATTCCCTTGTCCTGGGGTACCACCGTTATCGCCATCACCCCAAACGCCGATGAGGCTGCCTGCCGGGGATTGCACGCTCTGGTTCGGGCTGGTCTGAACGTGGTCATGTTAGCTGTTGAACCCTACGGGCAATTTGGCCTGATTCGTGAGCGGGCTCGCCGCCTGGGTTTCGTGGCCTGTCGGGTGGCAACAGAGCAGGATTTGGAGACCCTCCAGGTAATCGGTGGGCCATCCTCTTTCCGGAGGATGGGGCGATGA
- a CDS encoding ThuA domain-containing protein, which produces MTINLTIWNEFLHENEAPAAGNIYPDGIHEAIAAHMRQQSTISVRTATLEEAEHGLPDAVLNDTDVLIWWGHRAHDRVADEVVDRVHQRVLQGMGLIVLHSGHYSKIFKRLMGTSCGLCWREIGEKERLWVVNSYHPITAGLNRYIELPQTEMYGEEFDIPEPDELIFISWFEGGEVFRSGATWHRGRGRVFYFRPGHETFPIYYDESVLQVLTNAVHWARFQGTTRTRGVGEAPNMREPIEPLAR; this is translated from the coding sequence ATGACCATCAATCTGACCATTTGGAACGAGTTTCTTCACGAAAACGAGGCCCCGGCCGCTGGCAACATCTATCCAGATGGCATTCACGAGGCAATTGCGGCTCATATGCGCCAACAGTCCACTATCAGCGTTCGTACGGCGACCCTTGAGGAAGCAGAACATGGCCTTCCTGACGCTGTTCTAAACGACACCGATGTTCTGATCTGGTGGGGCCATCGAGCGCACGACCGAGTAGCGGACGAGGTCGTCGACCGGGTCCACCAGCGGGTGCTGCAAGGGATGGGCTTGATCGTGCTGCATTCCGGTCATTATTCCAAGATATTCAAACGCCTTATGGGCACCAGTTGCGGCCTGTGCTGGCGAGAGATCGGTGAGAAGGAACGGCTCTGGGTGGTCAATTCCTATCATCCCATCACCGCAGGTCTCAATCGTTACATCGAATTGCCCCAGACTGAGATGTATGGCGAGGAGTTCGATATTCCCGAGCCCGATGAACTGATCTTTATCAGCTGGTTCGAGGGTGGCGAAGTCTTTCGCAGTGGCGCTACCTGGCACCGCGGCCGGGGGCGCGTCTTCTACTTCCGGCCCGGCCATGAGACCTTTCCGATCTATTACGATGAGTCTGTGTTACAGGTGTTGACCAATGCCGTGCACTGGGCCAGGTTCCAGGGCACCACCCGGACCAGGGGGGTCGGTGAAGCACCGAATATGCGCGAGCCGATCGAGCCACTGGCGCGGTAA
- a CDS encoding class I SAM-dependent methyltransferase, which produces MNSLNQNKYAQDEPRNEAAVMDYEGSDYQERFWGGEERQYEDLAERIALRKLLPASGRRLIEFGAGFGRMVDLYSAFDQVILLDYSRSLLREAQSRLGIGQRYIYVAANLYSLPLRPASVDAAVMIRVMHHLADVPAALAQIRHTIAPGGHFVAEFASKRHLKSIARYLARRQSWNPFDQQPFEFVHLNFDFHPSWMTQQLQNAGFLVEKELAVSHFRLPALKKLVPARYLAAADGAVQEIGARWKLTPSVFVQCAVPGQSPATLPETLFVCPQCHGALAEGDQSLDCTGCHARWAVHDGLYDFKEPC; this is translated from the coding sequence ATGAATTCACTCAACCAGAACAAATACGCACAAGATGAGCCGCGAAACGAAGCGGCGGTGATGGATTACGAGGGTTCCGACTACCAGGAGCGCTTCTGGGGGGGCGAGGAGCGCCAGTACGAGGATCTGGCCGAGAGAATCGCTCTGCGCAAGCTTTTACCCGCCTCGGGCAGGCGTTTGATTGAATTCGGCGCCGGCTTCGGTCGCATGGTGGACCTCTATAGCGCCTTCGACCAGGTGATTTTGCTCGACTATTCCCGTTCCTTGCTTCGGGAAGCGCAGTCCAGGCTCGGAATCGGCCAACGTTACATCTACGTTGCTGCCAACCTTTATAGCCTGCCGCTGCGACCCGCAAGTGTGGACGCAGCGGTCATGATACGGGTCATGCATCATCTGGCCGATGTCCCCGCCGCCCTGGCCCAAATTCGCCACACCATTGCTCCCGGTGGACACTTCGTCGCCGAATTCGCCAGCAAGCGCCACTTGAAATCAATTGCCCGCTACCTGGCGCGCCGGCAAAGCTGGAATCCCTTTGATCAGCAACCCTTTGAATTTGTGCACCTCAACTTCGATTTTCACCCCTCGTGGATGACCCAGCAACTGCAAAACGCCGGTTTTTTGGTCGAAAAGGAGTTGGCGGTCTCCCATTTTCGCCTGCCCGCGCTGAAAAAACTGGTGCCAGCCCGTTATCTGGCGGCTGCCGACGGAGCCGTGCAGGAAATCGGCGCCCGATGGAAGCTGACTCCTTCGGTGTTCGTGCAGTGCGCTGTACCCGGACAATCACCAGCCACGCTGCCGGAAACACTCTTCGTCTGTCCCCAATGCCATGGCGCCCTGGCGGAAGGAGACCAATCGCTGGACTGCACGGGCTGCCATGCCCGCTGGGCAGTTCACGATGGCCTGTACGACTTCAAAGAGCCCTGCTGA
- a CDS encoding DUF4129 domain-containing protein: protein MTTDAVEIQPGEKMEPGIQDPNWQSLIVRPLLIAVMTTCLVAGPVAVAQVVSSDYRYQVVMPLALLASLIGVYITHWLVLPDQRLTQKTAFRGAELLILLVALRLITWIIGGDFPDLQDVRGWILQPLSFFDMFFVVSALLVAFAWHRATVIATIFQRLGLNESEVAWLQEKRSGGGWRRAFPLERARTSRPELVESFVNQWLAGGMILVICIGLTQVRTGGRLGFHLLNQGISPQLVLAAVAYFLIGLVLASHARLAMLRAQWLFDGVDTTESLPARWQRYSMFIILAVGLVAAFLPLGSTWRAGHILNLIVAAITQIVMLVVFLFFALFAALLALFGVAMETPEIAKNPPALMPDDLAEPQIVEGLPAWLGGAGFWLVAVILVLVALWFILGKQGINLTRESLGRAWDRLMARIKDWWFGVRHLVNSIQIGPRKGDEGIEGATAGRRPWRFIRVGGLPAREKIRYFYLSTVRRAGERGVSRQPSQTPLEFIQDMEAAWPDAEIDLDSLTEAFVAARYDATPITPGEAREVQTVWQRIKKALRAGTVEALKESEGGE from the coding sequence ATGACCACTGACGCTGTGGAAATCCAGCCCGGCGAGAAAATGGAACCCGGTATCCAGGATCCCAACTGGCAAAGCCTGATCGTCAGACCACTGCTTATCGCTGTTATGACAACTTGCCTGGTGGCGGGACCTGTGGCAGTCGCCCAGGTGGTCTCGTCGGACTATCGTTATCAAGTGGTTATGCCACTGGCCCTGCTGGCTTCCCTGATTGGAGTTTACATAACACACTGGTTGGTCCTGCCCGATCAACGTCTGACTCAAAAAACTGCCTTCCGCGGAGCGGAGTTGCTCATTCTTCTGGTGGCCCTGCGTTTGATCACATGGATAATCGGCGGGGATTTTCCCGATTTGCAGGATGTGCGAGGCTGGATTCTTCAGCCATTAAGCTTCTTCGATATGTTTTTTGTCGTTTCTGCATTGCTGGTGGCATTCGCTTGGCATCGAGCCACGGTGATTGCCACCATCTTTCAGAGGTTAGGGTTAAATGAGTCGGAGGTGGCCTGGTTGCAGGAGAAACGTTCAGGAGGGGGTTGGCGTCGGGCCTTTCCGTTGGAGCGGGCCCGTACCTCGCGTCCCGAGTTAGTGGAGAGTTTTGTCAATCAGTGGTTGGCCGGCGGCATGATCCTTGTGATCTGTATTGGCCTGACCCAGGTGAGGACGGGAGGCAGATTGGGTTTTCACTTGCTGAATCAGGGAATTTCTCCCCAATTGGTATTGGCCGCCGTCGCCTATTTCCTCATTGGTTTGGTGCTGGCAAGTCATGCGCGATTGGCGATGCTACGGGCCCAATGGCTTTTTGACGGGGTGGATACGACTGAATCCCTGCCTGCGCGCTGGCAACGTTACAGTATGTTTATCATTCTGGCTGTTGGGCTGGTGGCGGCTTTTCTTCCTCTTGGGTCGACCTGGCGGGCCGGTCATATACTCAACCTAATCGTGGCTGCGATCACTCAGATCGTGATGTTGGTTGTTTTTCTCTTCTTTGCCCTGTTCGCTGCGCTGCTGGCGCTGTTCGGCGTCGCGATGGAGACCCCGGAGATCGCCAAGAATCCTCCCGCTCTTATGCCAGACGATCTTGCCGAACCCCAGATCGTCGAGGGACTACCCGCCTGGCTGGGAGGAGCGGGTTTTTGGCTGGTGGCCGTGATCCTCGTGCTCGTGGCGCTCTGGTTCATCCTGGGAAAACAGGGAATCAACTTGACCCGGGAGAGTCTGGGGCGGGCATGGGACCGGCTGATGGCGAGGATCAAGGACTGGTGGTTCGGTGTGCGCCATTTGGTAAACAGTATTCAAATTGGACCTCGCAAGGGGGACGAGGGAATAGAGGGTGCGACAGCAGGGAGAAGGCCGTGGCGCTTTATCCGGGTCGGAGGACTGCCCGCTCGTGAAAAGATTCGCTATTTTTACCTCAGTACCGTCAGGCGAGCGGGAGAACGAGGGGTGAGCAGACAGCCCAGCCAGACTCCCCTTGAATTCATTCAAGATATGGAAGCTGCCTGGCCTGATGCGGAAATCGACCTTGATTCCCTGACGGAGGCTTTTGTGGCTGCTCGCTATGATGCAACACCGATCACCCCTGGGGAGGCCAGGGAAGTTCAAACAGTTTGGCAGCGCATCAAGAAGGCCCTGCGAGCTGGAACGGTGGAGGCACTCAAGGAATCGGAGGGTGGTGAGTAA
- a CDS encoding MoxR family ATPase, producing the protein MESIQSFARKVSENVERVIVGKQDVIELLLVALFCDGHVLLEDVPGVGKTMLARALAASLGITFKRLQCTPDLLPNDVTGVSVFNQQTRQFEFMEGPTFANVLLADEINRATPRTQSALLEAMGERQVTVDGVTRPLARPFLVLATQNPVEYEGTFPLPEAQLDRFLLKLSLGYLDAAGENELLLHLRRHHPIETVGAVVDGGEIPELAEQVWDVHVDDTVRDYIVRLVQATRGHPDLLLGASPRGSLALYKTGQALAALQNRNYVLPDDVKRLAPLTLAHRCIVHPESALRGRTAEGVIGELLDKVALNLGDDAGG; encoded by the coding sequence ATGGAATCAATCCAGTCCTTTGCCCGCAAGGTTAGCGAAAACGTTGAACGAGTCATCGTGGGAAAGCAGGATGTCATCGAGTTGTTATTGGTGGCACTGTTCTGTGATGGTCACGTCTTGTTGGAGGATGTGCCCGGTGTGGGAAAAACCATGCTGGCCCGTGCGCTGGCTGCAAGTCTGGGAATCACCTTCAAACGCTTGCAGTGCACGCCTGACCTGTTGCCCAACGACGTCACTGGTGTTTCGGTTTTCAACCAGCAGACCCGTCAGTTTGAATTCATGGAGGGCCCGACATTCGCCAATGTTCTTTTGGCGGACGAGATCAACAGGGCCACACCCCGAACCCAATCGGCCCTCCTCGAGGCCATGGGAGAGCGCCAGGTGACTGTGGATGGTGTGACACGGCCACTGGCGCGCCCCTTTTTGGTGCTTGCTACCCAGAATCCGGTGGAATACGAGGGCACATTTCCGCTGCCGGAGGCGCAGCTCGACCGTTTTTTGCTTAAATTGAGCCTGGGTTATCTGGATGCGGCCGGCGAAAACGAGCTGTTGCTTCACCTTCGACGCCATCATCCCATCGAAACCGTGGGGGCAGTGGTGGATGGCGGGGAAATCCCTGAGTTGGCTGAACAGGTGTGGGACGTTCATGTCGATGACACGGTACGTGACTATATCGTGCGCCTGGTACAGGCGACCAGGGGACATCCGGACCTGCTGCTGGGTGCCAGTCCGCGGGGATCCCTGGCGCTTTATAAGACCGGCCAGGCTCTGGCGGCGTTGCAGAATCGTAACTACGTGCTGCCCGACGACGTTAAGCGGCTGGCGCCGCTTACTCTGGCCCATCGCTGTATTGTGCATCCGGAAAGTGCGCTGCGCGGTCGCACCGCGGAGGGGGTTATCGGGGAACTTCTTGATAAGGTCGCGCTCAACCTTGGCGATGATGCGGGTGGGTAG
- a CDS encoding zinc-binding alcohol dehydrogenase — protein MRGKELVFPEPFRAEWQDVPVGEPGPGQVLIHTRKTLISTGTELTAYTGDFPADSGWSRYISYPWRLAGYSNVGNIVALGPDVQDLAIGDRVANWGHHAEYNIQSLAGRYSGVQIVPEDVSDDQAAFWQLGKTVMNGVRLARIALGEAVVTVGAGILGQLAIQYIHLSGAFPLIAVDLSERRLELAADSGATYTLPGDRQDLIDELRRITHGRMADVVFEITGNQQVIPIALRMARPQGRIIILGSPRGPVEIDFHNEVHSLGLQVIGAHVSTHPDTATPCNPWTAQRNGELFFDLVQAGRLQVDGLISHRFSWQEAPSAYTMLAEDRTQAMGVVLEGWQD, from the coding sequence ATGCGCGGCAAAGAGTTAGTTTTTCCCGAACCATTTCGGGCAGAGTGGCAGGATGTGCCGGTTGGGGAGCCAGGTCCTGGCCAGGTGCTGATCCATACCCGTAAGACTTTGATCAGTACCGGCACCGAGCTGACAGCCTATACGGGTGATTTCCCCGCCGACTCTGGCTGGTCCAGGTATATCTCCTATCCCTGGCGACTGGCTGGCTATTCCAACGTCGGTAACATCGTTGCCTTGGGTCCCGATGTTCAGGATCTGGCCATTGGGGATCGGGTGGCCAACTGGGGCCATCATGCCGAATACAACATACAATCCCTGGCGGGGCGCTATAGTGGCGTGCAAATCGTGCCTGAAGATGTGAGCGATGACCAGGCGGCCTTTTGGCAACTGGGAAAGACGGTGATGAACGGTGTGCGTCTGGCGCGCATTGCCCTCGGCGAGGCGGTAGTGACCGTGGGGGCCGGTATTCTGGGACAGCTTGCCATCCAATACATCCATTTGAGCGGTGCTTTCCCCCTCATCGCCGTCGATCTGTCGGAACGACGCCTCGAGTTGGCGGCCGACAGTGGCGCAACGTATACCTTGCCTGGTGACCGGCAGGATCTAATCGACGAACTCCGCCGAATAACCCACGGTCGCATGGCTGATGTCGTCTTTGAAATTACCGGCAATCAGCAGGTGATCCCCATAGCCTTGCGCATGGCCCGGCCCCAGGGGCGGATTATTATCCTGGGATCACCCAGAGGGCCGGTTGAGATCGATTTCCATAACGAGGTGCATTCGTTGGGACTGCAGGTCATCGGCGCCCATGTGTCAACGCATCCCGATACCGCGACGCCCTGCAATCCCTGGACAGCGCAGAGAAATGGGGAACTCTTTTTTGACCTGGTACAGGCAGGTCGCCTTCAGGTGGATGGTCTGATCTCCCACCGTTTTTCGTGGCAGGAGGCACCCTCCGCCTATACGATGTTGGCCGAGGATCGAACCCAAGCGATGGGTGTGGTGCTGGAGGGATGGCAGGATTGA